GTAGAACGCGTCGAAGGTCGGCACGCCCCAGCCCAGCAGGTAGATGCTGGCCTCGTTGCGCTGGATCATCGGGAAATACGTGGCGAAGGGCTGGGTGCGCAGCTTGGCGCGCACGCCCACCTTGGCCCACTGCGCGGTGATGGCCTGGCAGAGCTGCTCGTCGTTCGTGTAGCGGCCCGCGCTGCACGCGAAATCGACCTCGAAGCCCTGCGGGTAGCCGGCATCGGCCAGCAGCTTCTGCGCGGCGGCGGGGTCGTAGGGCCAGCGCGCGTCGGCCTTGGGCGTCCAGCCGTTCACCTGCCGAGCGATGAGCGCGCCCGTGGGCTGCGCGAGCCCGCGCAGCGTCACGCGCTGGATGGTGGCGATGTCGATCGACTGGTAGAGCGCGCGGCGCACGCGCACGTCCTTGAGCGGGTTCTTGCCCTTCACGTTCGAGCCCTGCAGCTCGTCGCGGAACTGGTCCAGCCCCAGGAACAGCGTGCGGTTCTCGGGGCCTTCCAGCACCTTGAAGCCGCCGGTCTGGCGCACGCGGGCGATGTCCTGCGGGCTCGGGTCGAGCACGAAATCCACCTCGCCCGAGAGCAGCGCCGCGGTGCGCGTGGCATCGGACTTGATGGGCGTGTAGACCACGTCGGTCACGTTGCCCGCGAACTTGCCCTTGCCCCACCAGTGCGGGTTGGCCGCCAGCACCGTGCGCTGGTCGGGCGACCACGACTTGAGCACGAACGGGCCCGTGCCGAGCGCGTTGCGGTGCGTGTAGGGCTCGTCGGTGGTCTTGATGTCCTTCGGGGTGGTGGCGTTGTTCTTCTCGGCCCAGGGCTTGCTCAGGATGCGCAGCTCGGTGAGCTGGTTCACCAGCACGGGGTTGGGCACGTCCGAGAAGATGTCGATCGTCTGCGCGTCCACCACCTGCACGCGGTCGATGCCCTGCGCGTACACGGCGTAGTTGGAGGTCTTGGCCTTCGCGCGCTCCAGCGAGAACTTCACGTCCTCGGCCGTGAGCGGCGAGCCGTCGCTGAACTGCACCCCGCGCCGCAGCGTGATGCGCAGCTGCGTGGGGCTGACCTGCTTCCAGGCGGTGGCCAGCTGCGGCTCGGGCTTGAAGGTCTTGCTGTTGTATTCGACCAGCGTCTCGTACACGGCCGAATGCAGCACGTTGTTCGGGCCCACGTTGTGCGCGTGCACGTCCCAGGTGGACACGTCGGCCGAGCGGGCGAAGCGGAAGGTGGCGGCCTGCGCGGCCAGCGGAAGGGCCACGGCAAGCGCGGTGGCCAGGAGGGTGCGTGCGAATCGCATGGTGTGTCGTCGTCCCGGATGTGAAAGGCTGCAGCGCAGCGCGAGCCGGCCACTATGCCCACCCGCCCGGCCGCAGCGAACGACTTTGTGGTTGTATCGATATGCGCGTGCCCGGCGCCGCCCTTCGCAAAAGCAGAGGCCGGCGCAGGCCCGGCGGTTCAGTGGCCGCCGCGCGTGAGCATGCGCACGGCCGCGGGCAGCGAGCCCGCGTCGGGCAGGAAGCGGTCGATGGCGGCGCCGAGCACGATGGCGCACAGCAGCGCGCCGAGCAGCGGCTTCCAGGTGAGGCGCACGGCGGCCGTGAGCCAGCCCGCGCGCTCCACGCCCATCGCAGCCCGCGCGGTGGCGTAGGAGAACGCCAGTTCCACCGCCACGGCCAGCAGCACGTCGAAGCCGAAGTACAGCAGCGCGAGCGCCCCCGCGCCGAACAGCACGGCCGCGCCGATGAGGAAGATGGCCACCACGGGCACGACCACCACCGCGCCCTCGTCGGCGTCGGCCGCCGCGCCGAGCGCGCCGCCGGCCATGTCGCCCAGGGAATCGCCCAGCGAGCCGCCCACGGCGTCGCCGAAATGCCCGTCGGCCCCGGCCCCGGCGAAGTCGCCGCCGCCCGCGCGCGGCAGCGGAGGCGTGCGCCCGCCGGCGCCGCGCAGCGCACGCGCGGCGAGGTCGCCGGCGTCATGGATGAGCTCGGCCGCGTCGAGCGCGTCTCCGGCGCCCGGGCCATCGGCGCCGTCTTCATCGCGGTCCCGCGCACGGCGCTCGGGCAGCTGCACGAGGCGGGCGGCCCAGAGGCGCAGCACCACCAGGTAGGCCGCGTAGCCAGCCCCGAGCGTGACGAGGTAGCGCACGGCAAGCGAGTCCACGCCCAGCACCATCTGCGTGTGCGAGACCGCCCACATGAAGGCCATCATGAAGGCGCCGATGCACCAGCCGTGCACCCGCAGCCGGTAGCGGCTCTGCAGCGATTCCTGCAGCGCGCGGCCGGGCGTGCGCACGCGGCGCCAGCTCGATCCCCCGGCGCGCTGGCCGGGCCGGGCCTTGCCGCCGCGCATCAGTCCACCACCACCGGCACGCGCGGCGCCAGCGCGCACATGAGTTCGTAGCCCACCGTGCCGGCGGCCCGCGCGACCTCGTCGATCGGCAGCACGGCGCCACCGGGCGCGCGGCCCCAGAGCGTGGCCTCGCTGCCCACGCCCGCCAGCACGCCGGCGTCCTGCAGCGGCGACAGGTCGACGGTGACCATGTCCATGCTCACGCGGCCCACGAGGCGCGTGCGCACGCCGTCCACCAGCACCGGCGTGCCGTTGGGGGCATGGCGCGGGTAGCCGTCGGCGTAGCCGCAGGCCACGACGCCGATGCGCATCGGCCGGTCGGCCGTGAAGGAGGATCCGTAGCCCACCGTGTCGCCCGCCTCCAGCTGCTGCGTGCCGATGATGCGCGCCGACAGCGTCATGGCGGGGACCAGGCCCCAGTGCGCCGCCGTGTGCTCGGGGAAATCGGGCGCGCTGCCGTAGAGCACGATGCCCGCGCGCACCCAGTCGCCGCGCACCTGCGCATCGCCGGCATGCCGCAGCGTGGCGGCGCTGTTGCTGACCGTGCGCTCGCCCGGCAGGTCCTGCGTGGCCGTGGCGAAGGCATCGACCTGGTGGGCGATGCCGCGCGGGCCGTCGGCGTCGCTGAAGTGGGTCATGAACGAGATCTCGTCCACCTGCGGCAGCGCGTTGAGCCGCGCCCAGGCCGCGCGGTAGCGCGCGGGCGGGAAGCCCAGCCGGTTCATGCCGGAGTTCATCTTGAGGAAGACGCGGTGCGGCGCATGCGTCTTGTGGGCCGAGAGCCAGTCGATCTGCTCGTCGCAGTGCACCGTGTGCCACAGCGACAGGCGCGAGCACAGCTCCAGGTCGCGCGGCTCGAACACGCCCTCCAGCAGCAGGATGGGCCCGCGCCAGCCCAGCCGGCGCACGCGCTCGGCCTCGGCCAGGTCCAGCAGCGCGAAGCCGTCGGCGCCGCGCAGGCCCTCGAACACGCGCTCGATGCCATGGCCGTAGGCGTTCGCCTTGACCACCGCCCACGCGCGGGCATCGGGCGCGCCGGCACGGGCGCGGGCCAGGTTTCGCTGCAGTGCAGCAGTGTGGATGGTGGCTTGTATGGGGCGCGGCATGGGGGCGGAGCTGCAGGGCGAAAAGGGGGGAATTCTGGCATCGGGCCGTCGGGAGCGCGTGATATAACCGCCAGTCACTTGCAGCCGGTTCCGAGATTTAACAGGGCATCAGTTGTTCTGATGCACCCCACAGCCATTCGATGAAGCGCGGTTTCTACACCATCATGTCGGCGCAGTTTTTCAGCTCGCTGGCCGACAACGCACTCTTCGTGGCGGCCGTCGAACTGCTGCGCACCAGCGGATCCCCGGAATGGCAGCGGGCCGCGCTGGTCCCGATGTTCGCCCTCTTCTACGTCGTGCTGGCGCCCTTCGTGGGCGCTTTCGCCGATGCGCTGCCCAAAGGCAAGGTCATGTTCGTGAGCAACGCGATCAAGGTCGTGGGCTGCCTCATGATGCTGTTCGGGTCGCACCCGCTCATCGCCTACGCGGTGGTGGGCCTCGGGGCCGCGGCCTATTCGCCGGCCAAGTACGGCATCCTCACGGAGCTGCTGCCCGCATCGCAGCTGGTCAAGGCCAACGGCTGGATCGAGGGGCTCACGATCGCATCGATCATCCTGGGCGTGCTGCTGGGCGGCCAGCTCGTGGGGCCCAACATCTCGGCATGGCTGCTGTCGGTGGACCTTCCCCTCATCGACACCGGCGTGGACACGGCGGCCGAGGCGGCCATCGCCACGCTCATCGCGATCTACATGGCGGCCGCCTGGTTCAACACGCGCATCCCGCACACCGGCGTGGAGATGCGCGCGATGCCCGCCAACCCGCTCGCGCTGCTGCCCGATTTCTGGGCCTGCAACAACCGCCTCTGGCGCGACAAGCTCGGCCAGATCTCGCTGGCCACCACCACGCTGTTCTGGGGCGCGGGCGGCAACCTCAAGTTCATCGTGCTGGCCTGGGCCGCGGCGGCGCTCACCTACAACACCACGCAGGCCTCGGCGCTCACGGGCGTGGTGGCCATCGGCACGGCCGTGGGCGCGGTGGTGGCCTCCATGCGCATGCGGCTGGACATGGCCACCAAGGTCATCCCGCTGGGCATCGCCATGGGCGTGCTGCTGATCCTGATGGTGTTCATCAAGAGCATCTGGATCGCCATCCCCTTCCTGATCCTGCTGGGCGGGCTGGGCGGCTACCTGGTCGTGCCCATGAACGCGCTGCTGCAGCACCGCGGGCACAACCTCATGGGCGCGGGCCGCTCCATCGCCGTGCAGAACTTCAACGAGCAGGCCGCCATCCTGGGCCTGGGCGCGTTCTACAGCCTCTCGCTGAAGATGGGGCTGTCGGTGTTCGGCGCCATCACCGCCTTCGGCCTCGTGGTGGCCGGCGTGATGTGGGCGATCCGCCGCTGGCACCAGCACAACTGCGTGCGCTACCGCGACGAGGTCGAGCACCTGCTGCACATCGCGCGGCACGACCACCACCACTGACGGCGGCGCCCCCGCCGCCGCCCGCGCCGGATCCCGACCGGCATCTGCTATTACTTCAATAGCAAAAGATCCAGCAGAATCGCCGGCATGGACCGGATTTCGCCATGACCTCGCCGCTGCCCATCCTCGCCCTGCTGTTCAACGCCTTCGTGTGGGGCCTCGCGTGGTGGCCGTTCCGCCTGATGCACGGCGCGGGCCTGCACCCGCTGTGGGCGACGGCGGTGATGTATTGCGGCGTGCTGCTCGCGCTGCTGGCGCTGCGGCCCGGCATCTGGGCGCAGGTGCGCGCGCACCCGCAGCTCTGGCTGCTGGCCCTGAGTTCGGGGCTGAACAACGTGGCCTTCAACTGGGCGGTCACCGTGGGCGACGTGGTGCGCGTGATCCTTCTCTTCTACCTCATGCCCGCCTGGGCGGTGCTGCTGGCCTGGAAGGTGCTGGGCGAGCGGCCCACGGGCCATGCGGTGGCGCGGCTGGCGCTGGCCTTCGCGGGCGTGGTGCTGGTGATCTGGCCCGAGGGCGCCTCGGCGCAGGCCCTGCTGCACGGGCTGTCGATGGCCGACGGGCTGGCGCTGCTGGGCGGCTTCATGTTCGCGCTCACCAACGTCACGCTGCGCCGCCTGCACGCGGTGCCGGGGCAGGCGCGCATGTTCTCGATGTTCGGCGGCTGCCTGCTGATGGCGCTGGCGGTGGGCGCGATCGGCCTGCAGGCGGGCGTGGTGGAACCCTTCCCCGCACCCAACGCCACCTGGGTGGCGACGGCGGTGCTGCTGGCGGGCGTGCTGCTGCTGGGCAACTGGGCGCTGCAGTTCGGCGCCTCCCGGCTCGCCGCGGGCACGACGGCCGTGGTGATGCTGTCGGAGGTGGTGTTCGCCAGCGTCTCGTCGGTGCTGCTGTCGGCCGCCACGCTGCAGCCGCGCACGCTGCTGGGCGGCGGGATGATCGTGCTGGCGGCGCTGCTGGCCTCGCTGCAGCGGCGCTGACGGCGCGGGCCGGCCTGCGCGCGCCGGCCGCCGCGCCCCCCACGGCCGAGCCGGCGTGCAGATGAAAAACAACGGTCGGCGCCCGTGACCCCGCCTCCGCGCGGCTTTTGGGGCTGCGGGCGTTCCGCAGCATGGATTCCGGTGAACCCCGCCCTCCGCGCGGTACGGTTGTCGCCACCATCGCTCCCCAGCGCGTCGCGGCTGCCGCACCGGTGCCCCGCGCGTTCCGAGGAGCCGACCGGATGACCCCCACGACACGCCGTTTCTTCGCCCGCGCAGGCGCCCTGGCCCTGGCCGCCGCCTGCCTGGCCCCGTCCATCGCGGCCGCGCAGGTGGCCTGGACGCTGGCCTCCGGCTATCCGGCCGACCTGTTCCACACGGTGAACCTGCGCCAGTTCGCCGACGACGTGAAGGCCCGCACGCGCGGCGCCCTGGCCATCGACCTGCGCGCCGACAACAGCGCCGCCAGGCTCCCGGAGATCGCGGCCAAGGTGCGCTCGGGCGAGATCGCCGCGGGCGAGGTGCTGCTCAGCTCGCTGGCCGGCGAGGCCAAGATCGCCGGCGCCGACGCCATCCCCTTCATCGTGAACAGCTACGAGGACGCGCAGCGCTTCTGGACTGCGCAGCGCCCGGTCCTGCAGGAGGCCCTCGACCGGCAGGGGCTGGTGGTGCTGTACGCCGTGCCGTGGCCCGCGCAGGGACTGTTCACCGCGCGGCCCATCCGCGCCATGGCCGATCTGCGTGGCGCCAAGATGCGCACCTACAACCCCAGCACCGTGCGCATCGCCCAGCTGGTGGGCGCTGCGCCGGTGGACGTGCCCGCCCAGGGCATCCACCAGGCGTTCGTGGAACGCCGCGTGGACACGATGTTCACCTCGCCCGCCACGGGCGTGGACGGCAAGGTCTGGGAAACGCCGGTCAAGTATTTCTACAACGTGCGCGGCTGGTATCCCAAGAACCTCGTCGTCGCCAACAAGGCGAAGTGGATGGCCCTGCCGGAGGCCACGCGCCAGGCCGTGCAGGCCGCCGCCGCCGAGGCGCAGAAGCGCGGCTGGGCCGCGAGCGATGCGGCGGCGTCCGCGTCGGTGGCCGAACTCGCGCGCAACGGCATCAAGGTGGAGACCCCCGAGCCGGAACTGCGGCGCGAACTGCGCCGCCTGGGCGAGCACTTCGCGGTCGAATACCTGCGCGAGACCGGCGCCGAGGGCAACCGGGTGTTGATCCCCTACTTTGCTGGCGACAATGCGGCCACCGCAGCGGCGAAGTCTCCCTGACCGCGCCGGCCTGCGGTGCCCTCCGGAGGAGCCCGCCATGACCCGCGCCCATGACTTCGAAGCCCTGCAGATGGACGGCCAGACCGTGCCGCTGCGCCAGTACGAGGGCCGCGTGCTCCTCATCGTCAACACCGCCAGCGCCTGCGGCTTCACGCCGCAGTTCGCGGGGCTGCAGGAGCTGCACCAGCGCTATGCCGCGCAGGGGCTGGTGGTGCTGGGCTTCCCCTGCAACCAGTTCGGGCGGCAGGACTCCGGCACCAACGAGGAGATCG
The DNA window shown above is from Acidovorax sp. NCPPB 4044 and carries:
- a CDS encoding ABC transporter substrate-binding protein, which gives rise to MRFARTLLATALAVALPLAAQAATFRFARSADVSTWDVHAHNVGPNNVLHSAVYETLVEYNSKTFKPEPQLATAWKQVSPTQLRITLRRGVQFSDGSPLTAEDVKFSLERAKAKTSNYAVYAQGIDRVQVVDAQTIDIFSDVPNPVLVNQLTELRILSKPWAEKNNATTPKDIKTTDEPYTHRNALGTGPFVLKSWSPDQRTVLAANPHWWGKGKFAGNVTDVVYTPIKSDATRTAALLSGEVDFVLDPSPQDIARVRQTGGFKVLEGPENRTLFLGLDQFRDELQGSNVKGKNPLKDVRVRRALYQSIDIATIQRVTLRGLAQPTGALIARQVNGWTPKADARWPYDPAAAQKLLADAGYPQGFEVDFACSAGRYTNDEQLCQAITAQWAKVGVRAKLRTQPFATYFPMIQRNEASIYLLGWGVPTFDAFYSLQSLIRSPGAGGDGNFNLGRFSDPQQDALIERIKKETDAATRNGLIEQALLKDHELVSHIPLYNQIIPWASTQKVDLPHRADNRIDWRVLKVN
- the alr gene encoding alanine racemase, with the translated sequence MPRPIQATIHTAALQRNLARARAGAPDARAWAVVKANAYGHGIERVFEGLRGADGFALLDLAEAERVRRLGWRGPILLLEGVFEPRDLELCSRLSLWHTVHCDEQIDWLSAHKTHAPHRVFLKMNSGMNRLGFPPARYRAAWARLNALPQVDEISFMTHFSDADGPRGIAHQVDAFATATQDLPGERTVSNSAATLRHAGDAQVRGDWVRAGIVLYGSAPDFPEHTAAHWGLVPAMTLSARIIGTQQLEAGDTVGYGSSFTADRPMRIGVVACGYADGYPRHAPNGTPVLVDGVRTRLVGRVSMDMVTVDLSPLQDAGVLAGVGSEATLWGRAPGGAVLPIDEVARAAGTVGYELMCALAPRVPVVVD
- the lplT gene encoding lysophospholipid transporter LplT; translated protein: MKRGFYTIMSAQFFSSLADNALFVAAVELLRTSGSPEWQRAALVPMFALFYVVLAPFVGAFADALPKGKVMFVSNAIKVVGCLMMLFGSHPLIAYAVVGLGAAAYSPAKYGILTELLPASQLVKANGWIEGLTIASIILGVLLGGQLVGPNISAWLLSVDLPLIDTGVDTAAEAAIATLIAIYMAAAWFNTRIPHTGVEMRAMPANPLALLPDFWACNNRLWRDKLGQISLATTTLFWGAGGNLKFIVLAWAAAALTYNTTQASALTGVVAIGTAVGAVVASMRMRLDMATKVIPLGIAMGVLLILMVFIKSIWIAIPFLILLGGLGGYLVVPMNALLQHRGHNLMGAGRSIAVQNFNEQAAILGLGAFYSLSLKMGLSVFGAITAFGLVVAGVMWAIRRWHQHNCVRYRDEVEHLLHIARHDHHH
- a CDS encoding DMT family transporter: MTSPLPILALLFNAFVWGLAWWPFRLMHGAGLHPLWATAVMYCGVLLALLALRPGIWAQVRAHPQLWLLALSSGLNNVAFNWAVTVGDVVRVILLFYLMPAWAVLLAWKVLGERPTGHAVARLALAFAGVVLVIWPEGASAQALLHGLSMADGLALLGGFMFALTNVTLRRLHAVPGQARMFSMFGGCLLMALAVGAIGLQAGVVEPFPAPNATWVATAVLLAGVLLLGNWALQFGASRLAAGTTAVVMLSEVVFASVSSVLLSAATLQPRTLLGGGMIVLAALLASLQRR
- a CDS encoding TRAP transporter substrate-binding protein; amino-acid sequence: MTPTTRRFFARAGALALAAACLAPSIAAAQVAWTLASGYPADLFHTVNLRQFADDVKARTRGALAIDLRADNSAARLPEIAAKVRSGEIAAGEVLLSSLAGEAKIAGADAIPFIVNSYEDAQRFWTAQRPVLQEALDRQGLVVLYAVPWPAQGLFTARPIRAMADLRGAKMRTYNPSTVRIAQLVGAAPVDVPAQGIHQAFVERRVDTMFTSPATGVDGKVWETPVKYFYNVRGWYPKNLVVANKAKWMALPEATRQAVQAAAAEAQKRGWAASDAAASASVAELARNGIKVETPEPELRRELRRLGEHFAVEYLRETGAEGNRVLIPYFAGDNAATAAAKSP